A stretch of DNA from Acidimicrobiales bacterium:
TCGAGAGAAACAAACGAAATGTGATCGGCCCGGGCGCCGGTTCTTGCCAAGCGCCGGAGCTTGTCTTGCTGGGTCGACGGATGGTCGACCTCGAACCACCTGACCGGTGCTTCGCTGAACCGGAGCGGCCTGCAGTCGTACCCGGCGCCGACCACCACGACCTGTGCGACGCCCCCGTCGAAGCCTTCCACCATCCGACGATCTATGAACCGGGTACGGGTCCACATTCCGGCGGGGCGGGCCAAGCCCGGTAGGAGGAGGGGGATCGACAGGTCCTCGTAGACCCGCCGCTCTGCCTCGGCGTCTCCCCGTGCGGGACGCCTGTCGTGGAGAGCGGCTCGCCGGGTGGCGACCCACCGGGCTGTCCAGGACGGCCTTCCCGTCTTCACCCGCCGAACGTTAGAGCACGAAGCCCGCAAGAGATCACTGCATCAAACTGATCCTCAGGTACCGGCGAGTTCGGCCACCACCGGCGCGGCCTGTTCCATTGGGGCCTCTCCCTGCAACACGAAGTACGAGGTGCCCCAACGGTCACGCGCTGCACGCAGCTGATCCGCAACAGCCGAGGTCTCCCCGACCAACGCGTGAGGCGACGCGTCGAGATCCTCGACACTGATCGAGAGCAGATTCGCGACCGACTCGCGTTGGGTGCGCGCTGATTGACCGATCGTGGTGACGAAGACGAGTACGTTCAGCTCCAGATCCCGAAAACGATCACCAGCCTCTTCCCGCACCCGCTCCACCTTTTTCTCAACTTGTGCAGGGGCAAGCTCCGCCGACGCCGACGCGTCCACGAAACCCTTGGGGATCGCCGGGTTGAGCCCGACGATGTCGGCCTCACGCGCCGCAAGCGCCAGCATCTTCGGCCCGCCTCCGCCGATCAGCACGGGCGGATGCGGCTGCTGGACCGGCTTGGGAAGCCCGTCCAGGTGGCTGATCCGGTAGTGCCTACCTTCGAAGGAGAACTCTCCCCGGCCCCAAAGGCCCTTGTAGATCGAGATCGCCTCGGCGAGCCGCTCGATCCTTACCGAAGCCGGGTCCTTCGGGATGCCGGACTGCTCGTAGTCGGTGTTCATCCAGCCGGCGCCGATGCCGA
This window harbors:
- a CDS encoding TIGR03621 family F420-dependent LLM class oxidoreductase produces the protein MPHPRKFRFGVQLTNAGSHSSWADVARKAEDLGYSSLFLPDHFGDQLAPVPALAAAAAVTTQLRVGALVWDNDYKHPVVLAKEAATIDVMSGGRLEFGIGAGWMNTDYEQSGIPKDPASVRIERLAEAISIYKGLWGRGEFSFEGRHYRISHLDGLPKPVQQPHPPVLIGGGGPKMLALAAREADIVGLNPAIPKGFVDASASAELAPAQVEKKVERVREEAGDRFRDLELNVLVFVTTIGQSARTQRESVANLLSISVEDLDASPHALVGETSAVADQLRAARDRWGTSYFVLQGEAPMEQAAPVVAELAGT